One window from the genome of Stigmatella erecta encodes:
- a CDS encoding lysophospholipid acyltransferase family protein: MFEQLGDKVRQQLKGWTEQMAGPERKERLQALARTENEYGVDPFGFNLDFSLAAVAPLVWLYRHYHRVETFGIENVPAGRVLLVSNHSGQLPMDGAMIGVALMMEASPPRAIRSMVEKWVPTLPYVSAFFARVGQIVGTPENCRRLLNAGEAILVFPEGMRGISKLWPQRYQLQDFGLGFMRLALETDTPIVPVAVIGAEEQAPALMDLKPLAKLLGFPAFPITPTGLPIPLPTKYRLYFGEPLHFTGRADDEDSELDKKVRTVRAAIQTMIHQGLKERRSIFW; this comes from the coding sequence ATGTTCGAGCAGCTCGGTGACAAGGTCCGGCAGCAGCTAAAGGGGTGGACGGAACAGATGGCGGGCCCGGAGCGCAAGGAGCGCCTCCAGGCCCTCGCGCGCACGGAGAACGAGTACGGGGTGGACCCGTTCGGCTTCAACCTGGACTTCAGCCTCGCCGCCGTGGCGCCCCTGGTCTGGCTCTACCGCCACTACCACCGCGTGGAGACCTTCGGCATCGAGAACGTGCCCGCGGGCCGCGTGCTCCTCGTCTCCAACCACTCCGGCCAGCTGCCCATGGATGGCGCCATGATTGGCGTGGCCCTGATGATGGAGGCCTCCCCCCCGCGCGCCATCCGCAGCATGGTGGAGAAGTGGGTGCCCACCCTGCCTTACGTCTCGGCCTTCTTCGCCCGGGTGGGGCAGATTGTCGGCACGCCGGAGAACTGCCGCCGCCTGCTGAACGCGGGCGAGGCCATCCTCGTGTTCCCCGAGGGCATGCGCGGCATCTCCAAGCTGTGGCCCCAGCGCTACCAGCTCCAGGACTTCGGCCTGGGCTTCATGCGGCTGGCGCTGGAGACGGACACCCCCATCGTGCCGGTGGCCGTCATTGGCGCCGAGGAGCAGGCCCCCGCCTTGATGGACCTGAAGCCCCTAGCGAAGCTGCTGGGCTTCCCCGCCTTTCCCATCACCCCCACCGGGCTGCCCATTCCCCTGCCCACCAAGTACCGGCTCTACTTCGGCGAGCCCCTGCACTTCACCGGCCGCGCCGATGACGAGGACAGCGAGCTGGACAAGAAGGTGCGCACGGTGCGGGCCGCCATCCAGACCATGATTCACCAGGGCCTCAAGGAGCGCCGGAGCATCTTCTGGTGA
- a CDS encoding SDR family oxidoreductase, producing MRPAIVVTGISGNLGRTLAKLLHKSERIIGIDRRPFLGKPKDVEMYQLDLRKKKAEDVFRKNEIRAVIHMGIMHDPRMSEEEHHSFNVVGTTRLLEYCAKYGVKKVVVLSSANVYGPSPDNSNFLTEDAPLMAASRFSGVRDLIEVDMLAHGFFWRHPDINTVILRPVHIVGPTIKNAPSNYLRLRHPWTLAGFDPMVQLIHVEDAARAMVEALRPEPKGVYNVVGPGEVPLSSVLRELGHTPIPVPHPIARPVLGMLFKYRLANFPPPELDHIQFLCNVDGNRWLKELAWKPRHSMRETIRSVLGE from the coding sequence ATGAGACCGGCGATCGTCGTCACGGGCATCAGTGGCAACCTGGGCCGTACCCTCGCCAAGCTCTTGCACAAGAGCGAGCGCATCATCGGCATCGACCGGCGGCCCTTCCTGGGCAAGCCGAAGGATGTCGAGATGTACCAGCTGGACTTGCGCAAGAAGAAGGCCGAGGACGTCTTCCGCAAGAACGAAATCCGGGCCGTCATCCACATGGGCATCATGCACGACCCGCGCATGAGCGAGGAGGAGCACCACTCCTTCAACGTGGTGGGCACCACGCGCCTGCTGGAGTACTGCGCCAAGTACGGGGTGAAGAAGGTCGTCGTCCTCTCCTCGGCCAACGTCTACGGGCCCAGCCCCGACAACTCCAACTTCCTCACCGAGGACGCGCCCCTGATGGCGGCCAGCCGCTTCTCGGGGGTCCGGGACTTGATCGAAGTGGACATGCTCGCGCATGGCTTCTTCTGGCGGCACCCGGACATCAACACCGTCATCCTCCGGCCCGTCCACATCGTGGGCCCCACCATCAAGAACGCGCCCTCCAACTACCTGCGGCTGCGCCACCCGTGGACGCTCGCCGGGTTCGATCCGATGGTGCAGCTCATCCACGTGGAGGACGCGGCGCGCGCCATGGTGGAGGCCCTGCGCCCCGAGCCCAAGGGCGTCTACAACGTCGTCGGCCCGGGCGAGGTGCCCCTGTCCTCGGTGCTGCGCGAGCTGGGCCACACGCCCATCCCCGTGCCGCACCCCATCGCCCGCCCCGTGCTGGGCATGCTCTTCAAGTACCGCCTGGCCAACTTCCCCCCGCCCGAGCTGGACCACATCCAGTTCCTCTGCAACGTGGATGGCAACCGCTGGCTGAAGGAGCTGGCCTGGAAGCCGCGCCACTCCATGCGCGAGACGATCCGCTCCGTCCTCGGCGAGTAG
- a CDS encoding tetratricopeptide repeat protein has translation MAKSMVERYEQLLAQDPSSAVFVELAKALLEKGDIPRAISTCEQGVVHHPQSIIGRVLWGKALLQQGRPAQAMEQFDQAVAIDKENPHAYNLIGEVLVQRGLFRSALPILRKAAALQPNDARVRLWLDQTQQSLSGGPPPVVADLPGLTANALTAQEPEDETPESPPAEPAAAAAGAPPEEEEQPEVTGVMRLPVVPLVDDKDLDGLPLPPAGSEAPLAARPSGSPPSRKVEVVMFPPKRPSGTMASVPPPPPPPGFGMEEPPEEDLEDTPPYSNRVASEFDPNPPGEEDLPPGEAPAEDEEAQRAAAAPPPAAAFEPEPPPAPSSGGGLLGDLPPPEELPAVPSSARVSAQARSASSSRKQRAAAAPKRALLDDIPDAAEPQAAAAPRAARATGVDAAASAAAYEKELREKLAKTATESSFLARHGVKLIAGVVSGVVLAVFAWVYLSHRAEQGGRTLVEVLARTERVIALDTSTSLDEALTLLDRAREMDESSSKVWALTAYTHALLFADHGSTPEDRQQALAALERPGVRAEHPGLSLATDVLVADEKGKEAARRALLNASVQDSVELDALAGSLLLEMKQQEKALDRFKRAVENVRALVALGRYYQDFGDAAKAHQMYANARKLSPEHPLARIGMAESQLELDQDLGLALADMESLGKNKDLGDPLRARQQLVQGRLLTELGRYDEALALLAQGTKGPRAFDFHLALGDASRAAGKLEEAQQSYEAALQADPKSEDAREGLGRTLLDRDRVKEVLTRLDGESRKVALVRAAAHVRQEDWKRARAELEKTRVNNRYPPEAVGYLALADTMEGNGEQAREILEKAVNVKKPRTDLRVALGRVYWRQRALDKAQAQFQEAMKDPRDYEAACSEGRLLLARGLPDMALKPLTQAVERNGFHGEARDALGRVLLALGRTDEGLKQFERWRNDNPDSAKAQKGFALAMLHLGKSTEAVESASRAVKLDGNDAEAHRLRAVSLFATGDGKGAFTALSRANSLDPRDPETFCEIGQAFLRQGDAENAAAAFAAARREGPDVACGQAGEHYVQPSEGGRAAAKALQGIADRAASVWDKAFAQTALARVLLSAGDVKGAQAAAAEAVRLAPFSGRAQLALGLVAQRQRQEEPARAALSKAVALDPANGMAHLALADLLVRKSEELPQAIKEYETFLKLAGGAEEAKRVKKALPPLKKRAK, from the coding sequence ATGGCCAAGTCGATGGTGGAGCGCTACGAGCAGCTGTTGGCGCAAGACCCCAGTTCCGCGGTTTTCGTCGAGCTCGCCAAAGCGCTTCTCGAGAAGGGTGACATCCCGCGCGCCATCTCCACGTGTGAGCAAGGCGTCGTGCACCACCCCCAGTCCATCATCGGCCGCGTGCTGTGGGGCAAGGCCCTGCTGCAGCAGGGCAGGCCCGCGCAGGCGATGGAGCAGTTCGATCAGGCTGTCGCCATCGACAAGGAAAACCCCCACGCCTACAACCTCATTGGCGAGGTGCTGGTGCAGCGGGGGTTGTTCCGCTCGGCGCTGCCCATCCTGCGCAAGGCCGCCGCGCTCCAGCCCAATGACGCGCGGGTGCGCCTGTGGCTGGACCAGACCCAGCAGTCGCTGTCCGGCGGTCCTCCGCCCGTGGTCGCGGACCTGCCGGGGCTCACCGCCAATGCGCTCACCGCGCAGGAGCCGGAGGACGAGACCCCGGAGTCCCCACCCGCGGAGCCCGCGGCTGCCGCTGCCGGGGCGCCACCGGAGGAGGAGGAGCAGCCCGAAGTCACCGGCGTGATGCGGCTGCCCGTCGTCCCGCTGGTGGATGACAAGGACCTGGACGGGCTTCCGCTCCCGCCGGCCGGCTCCGAGGCGCCGCTGGCCGCGCGTCCCAGTGGCTCGCCGCCGTCGAGGAAAGTGGAAGTGGTGATGTTTCCTCCCAAGCGGCCCTCGGGCACCATGGCGTCCGTGCCGCCGCCCCCGCCGCCCCCGGGCTTCGGCATGGAGGAGCCGCCCGAGGAGGACCTGGAGGACACCCCGCCGTATTCCAACCGGGTCGCCTCCGAGTTCGATCCGAACCCACCGGGCGAGGAGGACCTTCCGCCCGGGGAGGCGCCGGCGGAGGACGAGGAGGCGCAGCGGGCCGCCGCGGCACCGCCGCCCGCCGCGGCGTTCGAGCCCGAGCCCCCCCCGGCCCCGTCCTCCGGAGGCGGACTCCTGGGAGACCTGCCACCTCCCGAGGAGCTGCCCGCGGTGCCCTCCTCGGCGCGCGTCTCCGCGCAGGCCCGGAGCGCGTCCTCGTCCCGGAAGCAGCGCGCCGCCGCCGCCCCCAAGCGCGCGCTGCTGGATGACATTCCGGATGCCGCGGAGCCCCAGGCCGCCGCGGCCCCCCGGGCCGCCCGCGCCACCGGCGTGGATGCCGCGGCCAGCGCCGCCGCCTACGAGAAGGAGCTGCGCGAGAAGCTCGCCAAGACGGCCACGGAGTCCTCGTTCCTCGCCCGCCATGGGGTGAAGCTCATCGCGGGGGTGGTCTCCGGGGTGGTGCTGGCCGTGTTCGCGTGGGTGTACCTCTCCCACCGCGCGGAGCAGGGGGGCCGCACGCTCGTGGAGGTGCTGGCGCGCACCGAGCGCGTCATCGCCCTCGACACGAGCACCTCCCTGGACGAGGCGCTCACGCTGCTCGACCGGGCGCGCGAGATGGACGAGAGCAGCAGCAAGGTCTGGGCGCTGACGGCCTACACCCATGCCCTCCTCTTCGCCGACCACGGCAGCACGCCCGAGGACCGGCAGCAGGCGCTCGCGGCGCTGGAGCGTCCGGGCGTGCGCGCCGAGCACCCGGGGCTCAGCCTCGCCACGGATGTGCTGGTGGCCGACGAGAAGGGCAAGGAGGCGGCCCGCCGCGCCTTGCTCAACGCCAGCGTGCAGGACTCCGTCGAGCTGGATGCGCTGGCGGGCAGCCTGCTCCTGGAGATGAAGCAGCAAGAGAAGGCCCTGGATCGCTTCAAGCGGGCCGTCGAGAACGTCCGCGCGCTGGTGGCGCTGGGCCGCTATTACCAGGACTTCGGCGACGCGGCGAAGGCGCACCAGATGTACGCGAACGCCCGGAAGCTCTCGCCCGAGCACCCCCTGGCGCGCATCGGCATGGCGGAGAGCCAGCTGGAGCTCGATCAGGACCTGGGCCTGGCGCTCGCGGACATGGAGTCGCTCGGCAAGAACAAGGACCTGGGGGACCCGCTGCGCGCGCGGCAGCAGCTCGTCCAGGGCCGGCTGCTGACGGAGCTGGGGCGGTACGACGAGGCGCTCGCCCTGCTGGCCCAGGGCACGAAGGGACCGCGCGCCTTCGACTTCCACCTGGCCCTCGGGGACGCGAGCCGCGCCGCCGGGAAGCTGGAGGAGGCCCAGCAGTCCTACGAGGCCGCCCTCCAGGCCGACCCGAAGAGCGAGGATGCCCGCGAGGGGCTGGGGCGCACGCTGCTCGACCGGGACCGGGTGAAGGAGGTGCTCACGCGGCTGGACGGCGAGAGCCGCAAGGTGGCCCTGGTGCGCGCTGCGGCCCACGTCCGGCAGGAGGACTGGAAGCGCGCCCGCGCCGAGCTGGAGAAGACGCGGGTGAACAACCGCTACCCGCCGGAGGCCGTCGGCTACCTGGCCCTGGCGGACACCATGGAGGGCAACGGCGAGCAGGCGCGGGAGATCCTGGAGAAGGCCGTCAACGTGAAGAAGCCGCGGACGGATCTCCGCGTGGCGCTGGGGCGGGTGTACTGGCGCCAGCGCGCGCTCGACAAGGCGCAGGCCCAGTTCCAGGAGGCCATGAAGGACCCGCGCGACTACGAGGCCGCCTGCTCCGAGGGCCGGCTGCTGCTGGCCCGGGGGCTGCCCGACATGGCCCTCAAGCCCCTCACCCAGGCGGTGGAGCGCAATGGCTTCCACGGCGAGGCCCGGGATGCGCTGGGCCGGGTGTTGCTCGCGCTGGGCCGCACGGACGAGGGCCTCAAGCAGTTCGAGCGCTGGCGCAACGACAACCCCGACAGCGCCAAGGCCCAGAAGGGCTTCGCCCTGGCGATGCTCCACCTGGGGAAGTCCACGGAGGCGGTGGAGTCCGCGAGCCGCGCGGTGAAGCTCGACGGCAACGACGCCGAGGCGCACCGCCTGCGCGCCGTCAGCCTCTTCGCCACCGGCGATGGCAAGGGCGCCTTCACGGCCCTGTCCCGCGCCAACAGCCTGGATCCGAGAGACCCGGAGACCTTCTGCGAGATTGGCCAGGCGTTCCTGCGCCAGGGCGACGCGGAGAACGCGGCGGCGGCCTTCGCGGCGGCGCGGCGCGAGGGCCCCGACGTGGCCTGTGGCCAGGCCGGGGAGCACTACGTCCAACCCTCCGAGGGCGGACGTGCGGCGGCCAAGGCGCTGCAGGGCATTGCCGACCGGGCGGCCTCCGTCTGGGACAAGGCCTTCGCGCAGACGGCCCTCGCCCGGGTGCTGCTGAGCGCCGGGGACGTGAAGGGCGCTCAGGCCGCCGCGGCGGAGGCCGTGCGGCTGGCGCCGTTCAGCGGACGGGCCCAGCTCGCCCTGGGGCTCGTGGCCCAGCGCCAGCGGCAGGAGGAGCCCGCACGGGCGGCGCTCTCCAAGGCCGTGGCGCTGGATCCGGCCAATGGCATGGCGCACCTGGCGCTGGCGGACCTGCTCGTGCGCAAGTCCGAGGAGCTGCCGCAGGCCATCAAGGAGTATGAGACGTTCCTCAAGCTGGCCGGTGGAGCCGAAGAGGCGAAGCGGGTGAAGAAGGCCCTGCCTCCCCTCAAGAAACGAGCGAAGTAG